TTGAACCGAGCTGCTTTCCCACAGATATTTCTTGGTTTGTGCAAGGTTGCTAGCTTTTCGTATTTGCTTCCTTGGTGTTTGGCATGAATGTTGCAGTGCTTAAAACAACAACAGCCTTTTAATCGCGCAAGCATGTTTTGAGTTTCAGTCCACCTTAGCTGTCTTGCTGTGCTTTTTGGTGGCACTTGATGCTTAAAATTCCATTTAAATGGCAAtatacatgcaaattatcaCTCTTATTTCACTAGCCTAAATTGTTGTTTGCCTTCATTTGCTTTAGACAATCCCCCCCATGCTTTGATCTATACTTTGTTGTGTTTTTCTCTCCTTGGAATTGATGTGTCAGGCTTCGGCATTGCCTTGCTGCCTACTCAGTAATTTTTCAGACTTTTGGTGTTGGGCACTTTTCTTACCACTTTTATGGGTTCTCATTTTTACAGCAGGCTGTTGCACATTTGCCTTTTTTCAATTCCAACTAAAAATGCATGTGTTATAGTTGTGGACACCACTTCTTTAGACAACAAAAAAGGGACCAGAACATTCAAGTGCATTGCATTTTCTTGCTTCTCTTGATAAATACTAAATTGCCTTTACTTTTCACTCGAATTTGCTGGAGTTCGATCTTTGCTTTTGTatgcatatatttttctttgccGTATGTTTCACACAAGTATATTCGCCCAATTAGCCTCAGGAAAACGTAGCAAATGCACTTGTAATCATGCTATCTGATATAATTTATTTCTgggttattttataaatttatctttttatataaaaaataaaatgaagactGATATTTAGATAAAATCTAGCTGAGaggattttacaaaaaaaaaaaaaaatgaagttgtaaTTTTTGATGGATGGAATCAGAagtataattgtattttattttactaaaaattagaaaaaacaatgtaaattcaaggtcaaattatataattattggataaatcttcataaaaattaagtttaagaatataattagatttttattatgtagtttgatttaatcatgtttcaaattaaatgatttaattaggtgtaaggatttaattatacttttaatcaaattaattttattaggggtttaattagtaaaaaattaagtttggaaagCCCAATTTGAGcccaattaagaaaattaaaatttgaaagattaaatttaatttttaccaagtaaaTTGATTAAAGTCAGGAGTATAATTgctagaaaatcaaagttttagggTCATTTAAGAGTTAAATTAAAGTATTCGTAGCCAAGGATTGTTTTGCAAAAAACATTGAATAATGGGGACTCAAGTCAGgagaaattaaaagatggaAGACCAAATTGAACTTTGGTAAAAttcctaaattgaaaaaaattaaaagtttgatggtcaattgagggtcaaattacataaattcaagataaatgatcaaaataaaaaaaggtgttGAATTTGGGATTGACATTGAAGTTTGACAGGggtaaaattgtataaaattgaaagtttaggtTAAtttgggatgaaattgaaaaaaaaattaaaaaatgaaggaccaaatttaattgtGACAAAATTcctaaattaaaaccttaaatcCCTAAAACGACACtgttttgaaaacaataaaaaaagagagcacaTAACGCGTAATTTGGTGgctgtttatcttcttcattttgcTAGAAAAAGCTGCTCGAGTGTTTCCTTTTCAAGGCATTTAATGCTTCATCTCTCcattaaatttgacaaaacttgcATGCAAACGATGACGTGACATCTAACTACACCTTAGTGTGGTCTTTGCTGGCTGATTAATGCCACAATGGCCATGGCACCACCTTATAGTGACCAATCCGACCAGCCCTTCTGCAGTTACTTTGATAGTTCATGATGGtcactttgagccaacggttaAGATCCTTTGGGGTTGACATAAGGGCCACAATTTGACACAATTCTAGACAAAATGTCCATCTTCCACACCCTATAAATTGGGGTGGATTTCATGGcctgaaggagaaaaaaatcaagtgtaaagttaaaaaaaactagcctCCCCTCCCTTTAGTTGTTTCTTCTCTTCACTGTCAATTCTCTTGTCTTTCTCTCTGTCCACCACTTATTTAGCCACCACAACCCTATAACCACCATGAACAACTACCACACAACCTCCTCAAATCCATCCCTTCGCTGGCAACGTGAACCACCACGCCAACTTATCCTTTTTCCTCCCATAGCCAACACCAGTGATCAATTCCTTCATCAACGCCACCGCTAGCCTTATCTAGGCTTCCTAACATGAGGTGACCCCTTCCGTCCCTTTTACTGCAGCTATAACCACTGTACACAAAACATGAATTCGTTCATGTAAaggttaaattaattaagatagtTGCTGGGTTGGGCCAACAACCATGTATATTGGGGCCGGACCTCTTCCAGcacacctaaaaaaaaagaacataagaAAAAGGGTCTGTTGGGCCATCTTTTGACCCAACCTGACTTGATCGGGCTGAATTTGTTTCGTTCTAagccaaatttaataataataataataatatagaattatataatattatataaaaaaaaaaaaaaaaaaattccaatggtcatttcaaaatatttgtgatttttttgcatgttttttccaataattttaCATAATATCAAGCTATATATTTGTTCTGTAAAATATagatccaatattaaaatatatggtttaacttttcttaatttttttttaaaattaaaaaaaaaaattttaaattaattttctcttaaaaaaactaaaaaaaaagacaaaatattttgttttcatgtatacggccaaatcctaaaagttTTCTAAgcatactttttataaaaacaacaaaaatacatctttctcatgttttgaaaatgCAAATATGAATATTGTAACTAATTTATGATTATCTGTTAGAGtttgactaaaatataaaaaatcattcactttatatttaaagtgtTAATTATTTATAGACTTCAATATTtagggtgtaaaattacacagTAGAGTACACcctcaagtattaaagatacaaaatacaaaataaatgcgatgctaaaatttagattttagaatAGTTAGGATTTAAACCGATAAGGTAGGGACTTCCTCACGAATGAAGATTTACCTTGAACCTTAGACGagaccaacaaatagaaactTGACTTAGaataacaatcaaataataatgcaacttaccttaggtagggtgcactagaGATGATGCGTCTTCTTCTTATAGAACCAGTTCCTTGAATTCTCGCACACCATAGGTTTCATACTAACCTTAaaattaggtggcgactcttgAATTTtgtaatcataattttatgattatttccAAAACCATTTCCTTTCCCAGCACCTCTTAGGAGGCTTAGCGCACTATTCGACGCTGCCTCGCGACACTATCTATTTAGTAAAAATTAAGAGGTGGTGTTTTAACTATACATCACctcataaaatactatttattacaatagttttttttttttttttgtgcttttgatTCAGCATTTGGTttattagagatttttttttttaatttgttgtgatttgctttctatatggTTTTCTAGTCTCATGACCCGTGTTGCAAGTTCAATATATTAACTCGATTGACTCAATTTCCCCCCTTTctttaaatggattttttttttaatttcactattcaatattagattgattaagagttagacttcataatttattttaatttattttttattaggttatctcgGTTTCATGACTTGGATCATGAGTTTTGTtggttaacctgagttgactttgatggttttattgtgtttgtttagatagattttttttcaatttcaatattcaacaatggattaatttagaattgtgcttcatgatttatttcaacttgttttatATGGGGTTATCCTAGTTAAATGACCCGGATTACATGTTTGGCAGGGTAACCTGGGTTGacccaagttatttttttaatcatttttaactatttttttatgcaatttcatccttcaacatcaGCTTGATTGAAAATTGGGCTTTATAATTTgcttcaatttactttttatggggttattttGGTTTCATGACTTAAGCAGTGGATTTGGTTGGTTAACTTGAGGTGattcgattaattttttatccctttttaattgatttttctcaattttatccttcaacatcgagttgattgagaattgaaataAGGGTTTATCCTAGTTTCATAACCCGAGTCACATGTTTGGTAGGGTAACCCGGGTTGaactagattattttttaggtttgatttctatgaggttatttcaGTATCATAACCTAAATCATGAGTTTAGTTTGTTAACTCGGGTTATTTCAGGTCATTTTTTTGtccctttttaattgatttttcgagtttcattcttcaacattgtgttaattggaaattgagctttatgacgttttttcaatttttttttatgaggttatatTAGTCTTATGACTCAAGTTGTAGATTTAACAGATTGACTCAAGTaatgctttttttaatattttaattgatttcttttcaattttatccttcaatattaagttgattgcaaattatgtttcataatttattttgatttgctttatataagattattatAATCTCATAACCTAGATTATGAATTTAGCAGATTAACCTATTTGATCCTAGTTACTTCAATATGtttgtctcaatatttttttttaaaaaaatattatcatattttttttaagtcaaattatgtttttagtggttgtttgagttgttttttgacCCGTTAAGTTAATTGAGTCACATCACATTAATtcttatatgatttattttttttctattaaaaaaacatttgtaatacttgaatattattttacattaaaaaataattataattcaatCCACTGTGTAACATAGGCTAACGATGTAGTTTATCACTATAATATCTCATTATCCCTCTATTTTGCTTTTACATTATTTAGCAGACATcgtaaaatttgttttattgaacTCGCACATGCAAGCATTagttattccttttttttttttttttgaaattttttgttttactattttctttatttcaactCCTGtactatattgttttgatgggCAATCCTGTTACTTGTTGAAACTAAGATCTCTTAGTAGGTATTGCTCCCTACTTGACAGCTTCATTATCGGTTGGAACTAGTTTCATGGATTTGCTTTACATAAACTAGTGCGTGCATCATTAGTGGTAGTTTTTgaatcaataaaacaaaatatttgtgtttctGGTATTTTAATTCTCtatgttctatatatatagaagtCTTTCATCAATCTTGAAGGGActccaaatttcaaaattacaGGTCGTGTAGGTGATCATCATGTTGGTTGCTTGATGGAGGTGGAAACTTTtctagaaatagaaaaaagagataaaagatGCTGTGATAGCCAAACGTATATCGTTATATAATGCAAAACTTTCTATTAATTGCATGTTTAATGTTCATTGTCATCCACTGAAAACAACAACCTTTGTGCATTTAGCACTACAGGAGAACCTTTCTTGGTCTTCTCTACAATTTGCTTGATCAACTGCTTCTCCATCTCATCATCACAATCACTGTTTTCATCTTCACTTATCCTATCATAAAGCAATTCCTCAATTCCTGCGCCATACTCTGCCGATGACTTTAATGGACCCGTGTGTAGATCATTTGGTGTCCTTTCTTGATTATGTGAAGAAAGTGAAAAAGAACCATTTGCCCTGCCATTTTGATCCCATGACACCCTCTGGTCAAATAGATGCAAGCCCGCTTGATTGTCTTCAAAATCCCCTGACAGTGAATCTTCTTCCTCAGATTCATTCATCTTGTTTAGCTCTTCATATGCCTCATTGTACGCATCCAGGGCTTCCCTGGATAAATTCATAACTAGAGGCTGATTTATGCAACTGAAATCTCCTTCAACAACTGGACTTACTTCCCCAGAGGAGTATCTTAGCTCGGTGGTTGAAAACAACCTTTGAACATTCTTATGTTCTGATTCCAGGAGTTGCACCTTCCTCTGGCTGTTTTGAAGGGCTGTCTCAAGCTCCTTCACACGCTCTTGAAGTCTTGACTGAATAACCTCATGGAGATGCAAGCTCAATTCTCGTGGTGAAACTGCATAATTAGCAGAGCAAGTAGGGGAGGTGCCCCTTGCATCTCGATTTGACTCAGATTGAGCAGCAGCTTGCCCATTGACCACGTCAAGCCTCAGTTCTCCTCGAGCAAAATCTGCTGTAGAGTCTGGGTCAAGCTGGATGATTTTGAACTCTATTAGAACTTGTAAAATACTTGGTACAATGAAGCCATGCACATCCCTAAGGAAAAACCATGAAAAGCTACACAATAAACAAGTAACAGTAAAGGTTCTTCCTATGGCATTGAgaagattatattattatttgtttttttttttttccatcctttACTATCGTGTGCTAACTTTGGCTTTCAAAAATGCTGCCCCTGTCAGCAAGCATGAATATAAAACATGGCTATAGTTATGTGACAGGTTTTGAATCATCAATATCCATGCAGGTCATAGCCATTCAATTCTATGCTGACAGGTGGTACGACACGGTGAGCACCAGAGTAACCATATTTATGAAAGTGAGCCCAAATCTATTGCATTAAAAGTTCATATGAGACTGGTCCCAAAGAAAACAGGATtgaaaaagagaacaaaaaacaaagaaagaagggcAACTCCAGAGGCTGACCAGAACATCATAGAGAACAGGGGGGTGAGGACAAGGCAACATTTAATGCAAGCGAACCCAGCAGATAGGCAGTGATGAGAGAGTGGTGCACGACAGCTTTGAGGGTTGTTATGAATCTGAGTTTCAGGGCTGTTTAAGGCTTGCTTAATGTGGGTTTCTGCTGGGATGTGAGGATGTGGGACAGATTTCTATCAGCCACACCTATGGTAAGGAAAAATCTAGGGTTCTTAGGAGTCACACCCAAGGGAGATTGAGTCAAGCAATAAAAAATTGCtggaaattatttgataatattgcATTGAAAACATTGAAAGACTACAATGCTTATTTAAACAGCTTTAGTAGTCCAAGTCCAAGGCCATGAATTCCTATGCTTCCAGCATAACTATTCCTATTTAGAATAGGAAAACCTAATAACTTTAggactaataaaataaaatgctaaaaagaAATAAGGCCTAGACTGTGATTTCCAGATTTTCAAGCAACCTGGAAATTCCTAAAATACCCTCAGTAAAGCTCCCATCATTAGTCATGTGCCAAATCAATGCTCGAGCAAGGATATCATTCTTAGAATGCCTTCTAAGGACTTTTGGAGACTGCTGCTAGTGTGCCCCAACGGAAAGCTCTGGACAATCTTGAATGGTTTAACTTTGCTGCTACAGGGGAAccataattaaactaaatttgcTCGCATAATTGTCAGACTTGTTACTTGGGGAGACTTCCCCAACAAAGATGAGAAATGCTGAGCTATGTAATGgcatcaaaaaattatgaaaaacaatttaattgcacaggaaaaaaatattatgtgacAGTTAAACATAAAAGTCACAGACAATGAATAGGATTTGTTAAATTGAAATTGGATAACTATGACAATTTTCTGCTTTAATGATAGTGTATATGGAGTTGGATTATGATGCTTAGGAGATATAATAACAAACTAGGATAACATTTGATTAGTTTTTCTAAAATACTTGGAACCAAGTTTCACACTCGTAACTCAAGGGCACATAAAATTTGAAACCTTCACAATTGACAAGCTAAGGTCATGAGTGGCTAGCATGTGTTATAAAAGCGTAAAAACATTTATGCAGTCATAAAAGAAAGCATGTTGGCCATTATATTTCAACATACCATCAAAGGTTGGTTTTCTTTTCCACCTCTCTATGTGATCTATTGTTGTGTGAATTTGAAACACATAACAATACTATTCAAGATATTTCTAGTAgatctatctatttatttactaaaagaagataattttatcagaaaggaaagaaataagAATTACAGCAGGGTGTTTCTAGTAGATGATAACAAAGTAAAAGATCATGAACTAAGGAAATAGCCATGACGCTTGGGTGAGGCAGTAAAACATATTCGCTTATAATTGTTTCTACGCTGCTAAAGATTTCCAGTTAAACACGGAAACAATGAACGGATTATCACAGTAAAGGCACGATAACCAATAGATCTATAAACCAAACAAATGCTGACCAGAAGTTAGGTactctaaatatttatttgattatctgAAAACTGGGCCTAAATGTTCTGAGAAGCAGAATTAATTGGTTGGTGATGTCATAATGCAGAACCTTGTCAATGAAGTCCACATACATGACTCCGAAACTGTCAGCCCCTTTTTACCCCTACACACTACAATAATTTTAATCCACTCTGAAAAAAAATGGACATTCGAACTAGCCTTTCTTGATAAAATGGCAAAAAAATCTCACATTCTAAGCAGCTCTAATACATTCTCACTCTAAAAAAGAAGGGTTAATAAATGATATATCATCTCACtttcaccccccccccccaaaaaaaaaaaaaaaaaaaacaaaaatatcatactACTCGATCTCAAATACCTAAAATATATTTGCAAAAGGGAACAGATAAACTACCAATATAAATTTCCCGAACTACcatgtttcaataaaaaaagggaacaaTTATCtgcatttacaaaaaaatgcaAGCATGTAGACACAAAACTTATTGTCAGGACACTTAGATTCCTGAACTAGGCACCTTTCTAAACCACACTACAGCAATCACAGCCAGGCTTTGCACTGACAATTCCTGGGAGTCCTCAGCAAACTAGCAAATAATATCTCTATCCTATATCGATctataaaagaataagaagacAGCAggataaataaatcatataagaGGAACTGAATGATGTTAAATTGACACGTGCATTACCTCCTAGTTAAAGAAATTATACAGAATCAAATAATACTTGTCAAGTTCTAAAACATACCTGCCAGTTATTTTCATagtaaatatttgaaaatggaAAAGCAATCACAAACAAAAGATGAGCCATTGAGCATGAATGCAACAAATTACACAATCTCACGCAATGAACATAGCCAATCAGAGTGAAACTAATTTTTCAAGCTCTCAAGAATGCTAAACAACTTACCACAACAAGTTCAGACAATCTTCTCGGGGGACCAGATGGATTCATGTTTAGCCCCAACCTCTCAAGCTCGGCTTCAAGCTCTGCTTCAATTTTACTCATGGACTCTGGACTCTGCTCTGTGTTCTCATTGTATGATACTGCACCAATGTTGTTCATTGAATCATTCACATTCTGTATGAGGAGATGTGGATTCGATGCCCTGTAGTGAAAAGAGTTATCACAGGTATCTTGTGATTCATTGTTCTCATTTGCCAGTTGCTTCACAGTCAATGAATCCTTCATCTCAAGTTCCTCTTGTAGATCTTGAACCAAGTTCTGAGTATGTTCCAAATCTTCTTTTAGCTGGTTTACTTCTCTTCCATTAGCCATGAGAGAAGAGATTATACCAATAGAAACACCCAAACAGAATAAAACTGTTCCATCATGTGAACCTGATGAGTAAAAAAAGCATTAGGGTTgcaaataacatattatttaagaaatgaGTTAAGAGTTATTAGAAAAATGATTATGCACCTAAGTTATGGTTAAAGAAGATTTTATCTAATatggaaaatcaaaacaagtaATGCGATTCTTCATCAACAAAGAGATTTTCTAGTCTAAGAATAGATAAGCTTCTTACTTTAAGGGTTTGAATTTCAGTCTTGGGTTATTTCGTAAGATGGGGAAGAAGAACTGTAATTTCTGCATGTTCCAGAATCAGGGGTATTTAGTAATCTTCAGAATGACTTGAAAGTTCTTATTTAGGAATTTGGGGTTTGAGTCTTTAAAGTTATGCTTGGTTATTGGCTCTGCACAAAAGAGATGGACAACTAGGACAAAGGGGACAAGACGGAACAAAAGACAGAGACAAAGTTATGCTGGCAGGTGGTGTACAAGACAAAGTAAATGTCTTTGTATTCTATTTGGTTGAGGAGTGgcaagacaaaacaaaaacataaaagtcTGTTTTGTCTTCGATATATTCTACCCATCAAACTTGCATTGTTTGGAACAATAAATAAAGATCATTATTTTCACGTTAGTTTATAAagaagcataattttttttttgaactaacttaaaatgataatttttccattcatcaaaaccaatttaaaacaaaatttataatcatcataaataagataattcaTTGCTAAAAAGATAACgtaattaaattatgatttactCGGTCATTAAATCATTTctccaaatatatttaataataaaaaaattatcaaaccaATCATatgtcaaataaaatatttgcacCAACATAGTTAAAATCTAACATAGTTGGAAATGCAAGATAATAATTTCACCACAAATGCATATTTTTGGTTATCATTCAACGCCCAccttttcatcatttttttattaaaattagcatattttttttatgatttttgctttcatattttctagttttcaaATCTACTTGTggaaattaagataattaaaactaaaagaaagaaTGGAGGGAGactaaaaattgaaattttgtcTCCGTCTCTACATCCAgacttgtttttttcctttgtgtCTCTGTCTCTTTTGTCCTAGAACAATAACCAAAAGCTATTTAATAGTTTATTCTGTTTAGTTTCTTTCCTAACCAAGTAAGGATCAGTAACCATAGTCTTTTAAGGAGTACTAGTCTTTATAAATAGAGatgttatgttttattttcagTAGAGTTGAATTACCaactaaaattgagttttgagtAATTTTGGAGGCTTGGTGCCCAAGGTTTCTTCTCCTTTCCCTAgttcttctatt
The sequence above is drawn from the Populus alba chromosome 15, ASM523922v2, whole genome shotgun sequence genome and encodes:
- the LOC118033335 gene encoding uncharacterized protein, producing the protein MDLWVVGAAAAAGYIAKYWQNLSKHRASSLELSSGTSTCEKPETSSSPFHKLIRRKQAEDTLTNGRHFSDGGFSDMYHLDGASDTEAPSTSSFGERIVRLRTYDDCNVLSMSSLPPGFSVNENLKENEDGNGLNDNMDDNSSNPYTGELDSFHCSGKNSLRTKHSGSHVVKPFSSLDSCLMAQLYKEHARMEEYVLSALRSPSTIMKPLLITDGKQIISRADRDSLSAQIASDNNRWHKEEVVCGVPPLPKIGFSDHLKKIKSKSGKGQNERSSSSQKHLQSPNGSHDGTVLFCLGVSIGIISSLMANGREVNQLKEDLEHTQNLVQDLQEELEMKDSLTVKQLANENNESQDTCDNSFHYRASNPHLLIQNVNDSMNNIGAVSYNENTEQSPESMSKIEAELEAELERLGLNMNPSGPPRRLSELVVLDPDSTADFARGELRLDVVNGQAAAQSESNRDARGTSPTCSANYAVSPRELSLHLHEVIQSRLQERVKELETALQNSQRKVQLLESEHKNVQRLFSTTELRYSSGEVSPVVEGDFSCINQPLVMNLSREALDAYNEAYEELNKMNESEEEDSLSGDFEDNQAGLHLFDQRVSWDQNGRANGSFSLSSHNQERTPNDLHTGPLKSSAEYGAGIEELLYDRISEDENSDCDDEMEKQLIKQIVEKTKKGSPVVLNAQRLLFSVDDNEH